The sequence below is a genomic window from Hyperolius riggenbachi isolate aHypRig1 chromosome 7, aHypRig1.pri, whole genome shotgun sequence.
gcatcaaaggtttcaacagccagtccttttacccactgctggaaggcagtgcgcaggttgcacgcatgatccaggtaactgtcattaggacctcgctgcactgtcctgaaacgttttcgatacacctctggcgtgaggtggtatcgcgcaataatggctttcttaattgcctcaaagtctgtttcttcctcctgggggagactcacaaacgcctccagggccttgcctctcagccctggtgtgaggtatcttgcccactgctcacggggcaccccatactgccgacaagtcctttcaaacccctgtaggaaagtgtctatgtccatagcggggaacttatccaggggattCTGTAGAtttgctcaccttcgcgttctgcgggtccagcagaccggttctgctgctgaagtttagccagctccagctggtgttgccgttcagcactttccctctcggcctggtgtcgctgtgcagcttgttccctctcggcctggagtctgtccctctcggcctggcgtcgccgttcagctcttccctcctctgcctgtcggtgcagtaggatcagctttaggcgcagttcaggatcagccgagttcagtagctgtagatcagcttccagagatggcatctccctgcttggtggatcgtccaggacatcgtctccactcgcattctgtggcgggagcgattcctcctctggcttgTCATGAGCTGCATCTATGCTACACAAGAGAAAAGAGATGCgtgctcagaccagtcaactcctgacttcattactggctgcctcaagtctgctgactaattaaaatggcaaagcgtttgcaTAATGCATTCGCCTACCAGAATGTGCAGGATCTAAACTATCAACCTGcctttcctgcaggagttggcccacgcaatgtacattgcatctcaacaggggtgtcGCGTGTAGGCCTtcttgtacccccaagaaagaAGGGggtacgctttgccattttaattagccagcagacttgaggcagccagtaatgaagtcaggagttgactggtctgagcacacatctcTTTTCTCTTGTGTAGCATACATGAGCTGCATCTGCtggcgttgaagcacgggctcgctctgcctcatactcctcaagggcacgaactaactgctccttagtctggccgctcaccgtctcgatgcctttgtgctcacacaggttgagtagtatctctttgctttgccttgcatagctggatgctttctgagccatcgtgttgcaaaataaaaagaaaaaaggggggagaggaagcaaaataccaagtgtgtatctttggggAAAAACGTATATaggttctgcactgagtagac
It includes:
- the LOC137525287 gene encoding MAP7 domain-containing protein 1-like, with the translated sequence MTCDVCGRFREILHCHVSRKDCFILYRGVLFSLEEEPVQGELRTAQTGVSWVCIDAAHDKPEEESLPPQNASGDDVLDDPPSREMPSLEADLQLLNSADPELRLKLILLHRQAEEGRAERRRQAERDRLQAEREQAAQRHQAERESAERQHQLELAKLQQQNRSAGPAEREGGVLFSLEEEPGEGELRTAPDWV